In Candidatus Methanoperedens sp., one genomic interval encodes:
- the metG gene encoding methionine--tRNA ligase has product MSNFPSEEPVLVTCGLPYANGKCHIGHLRTYVPADIFVRALRKQGQDAVFICGSDAHGTPIVVNAEELGIKPKDLVNKYHQHFEKIFKAMEVEFNFYGNTDSPTNHARTNNIVETLIERGYVYPQIIRLAYCPHDQRFLPDRYVEGICPYCGAVARGDECDQGCGKHLEPGEIKSARCRICGNPAEYREQEHFFFKLSAFGGFLSEYLNQLGGTSNAINYAKEWAKELKDWCITRNLEWGVRFPGHDDLVVYVWVDAPIGYISFTEEWAKDSGNDWEKYWRKSSRIIHFIGEDITYHHCIFWPAMLKGAGYTQPWAVVASGMLKIDDKKFSKSRGYVVWVDEDYLDHGFHPDLLRYYIANYTSHTKELNFSWKVFQDKVNNELVGALGNFLHRTLHFAHKNFGEIPEGEVDSEIFEKIEATINSVILAFDEYEFKKATDAMMELAQYGNAYFQSHEPWQLIKTDREACGHVVKNCLQIGKALVLLFEPILPGNMERAWKLLGFQGDVHSTRLEDALVEIPAGELKAPEILFTKIEDKKIKEMEAILDRRIKIAIAKEKNKLEAGKEKAEITFEEFQKLDIRIGKILSAENIKGSDKLLKLEVDIGEKRQIVAGIAKSHAPSELVGRQVAVLANLKPAKLFGVESRGMILAGDGEGAVLLLPEKEVKEGTKVR; this is encoded by the coding sequence ATGTCCAACTTCCCCTCAGAAGAACCCGTTCTTGTAACCTGCGGCCTTCCCTATGCCAACGGCAAGTGCCACATAGGTCACCTGCGCACCTATGTTCCTGCCGACATCTTTGTGAGAGCACTTAGAAAACAGGGACAGGATGCCGTCTTTATCTGCGGGTCCGATGCCCACGGAACCCCCATAGTGGTGAATGCGGAGGAGCTGGGTATTAAACCCAAAGACCTTGTCAATAAGTACCATCAACATTTTGAGAAGATTTTCAAAGCGATGGAGGTGGAGTTCAACTTCTACGGGAATACTGACTCGCCAACGAACCACGCAAGGACGAACAACATCGTTGAAACTCTTATTGAGCGTGGATATGTTTATCCACAGATCATTCGGCTGGCTTATTGCCCACATGACCAGCGGTTCCTTCCCGATAGATACGTTGAAGGCATCTGCCCATACTGCGGCGCGGTAGCGCGCGGGGATGAATGCGACCAGGGTTGCGGAAAGCATCTTGAACCCGGGGAAATAAAGAGCGCAAGATGCAGGATATGCGGCAACCCTGCTGAGTATCGCGAGCAGGAGCATTTCTTTTTCAAACTTTCAGCTTTCGGAGGCTTTCTTTCCGAATACCTGAACCAGCTCGGCGGCACATCCAATGCTATAAACTATGCAAAGGAATGGGCAAAGGAACTGAAAGACTGGTGCATCACACGGAACCTGGAATGGGGTGTACGTTTCCCGGGGCATGACGACCTCGTTGTGTACGTCTGGGTGGATGCTCCCATCGGATACATCTCGTTCACCGAGGAATGGGCGAAAGACAGCGGGAACGACTGGGAAAAATACTGGCGAAAGAGCTCGCGCATAATACATTTCATTGGCGAGGATATCACATATCATCACTGCATCTTCTGGCCTGCGATGCTAAAGGGCGCGGGATACACCCAGCCGTGGGCAGTCGTTGCCTCAGGCATGCTGAAGATTGACGATAAGAAGTTCTCAAAGAGCAGGGGATATGTAGTGTGGGTGGATGAGGACTATCTCGACCACGGTTTCCATCCGGATCTCCTCAGATATTACATTGCCAACTATACCTCGCATACGAAAGAGTTGAATTTTTCATGGAAAGTGTTCCAGGACAAGGTGAATAACGAGCTTGTGGGAGCGCTGGGGAATTTCCTTCACAGGACGCTGCATTTCGCCCACAAGAATTTTGGGGAGATACCTGAAGGCGAAGTGGATAGTGAAATTTTTGAGAAAATCGAAGCAACGATCAACTCTGTAATACTGGCTTTCGATGAATACGAATTCAAGAAAGCCACCGACGCGATGATGGAACTTGCCCAGTATGGCAATGCATATTTCCAGTCGCATGAGCCTTGGCAGCTCATTAAAACTGATAGGGAAGCATGCGGGCATGTAGTGAAAAACTGCCTTCAGATAGGAAAGGCGCTCGTTTTGTTGTTTGAGCCTATACTTCCGGGAAATATGGAACGGGCTTGGAAGCTGCTTGGATTTCAGGGTGACGTCCATTCCACGCGGCTTGAAGATGCCCTCGTAGAGATTCCTGCAGGAGAACTTAAAGCTCCTGAGATATTATTCACTAAGATTGAGGATAAGAAGATCAAAGAGATGGAGGCGATCCTTGATAGAAGGATTAAGATAGCAATAGCGAAAGAGAAGAATAAGCTTGAGGCAGGGAAGGAAAAAGCCGAGATCACATTTGAGGAATTCCAGAAGCTTGATATAAGGATTGGAAAAATATTATCGGCTGAAAATATAAAGGGTTCTGATAAACTGCTGAAGCTTGAGGTGGACATAGGTGAGAAGCGCCAGATTGTTGCAGGGATCGCGAAGTCCCATGCACCTTCCGAACTTGTGGGGCGTCAGGTTGCGGTGCTTGCGAATTTGAAGCCTGCGAAACTTTTCGGCGTGGAATCCCGCGGGATGATACTGGCTGGTGATGGTGAGGGCGCGGTGCTGCTGCTGCCTGAGAAAGAGGTTAAGGAAGGGACGAAAGTGAGATGA
- a CDS encoding Fic family protein translates to MLTLENLLDINEQIKIRASKDPRIEYTGSEDYPIKIRELQKLIELTPKNRAVVEIAAYYLKNIILLQAFPDANHRTALTATERFLEKNGYSFDYTAVEAYQFRKELYTRRLQEYGTYEERPTRVLKEADNQVFSLCLEFVRAHIR, encoded by the coding sequence TTGTTAACATTAGAAAATCTGTTAGATATCAATGAGCAGATAAAAATACGTGCTTCAAAAGACCCTCGAATAGAGTACACTGGAAGTGAAGACTATCCCATCAAGATTCGTGAACTTCAGAAGTTAATCGAACTTACACCGAAGAATAGGGCTGTGGTAGAGATTGCAGCGTATTATCTTAAAAATATAATTCTGTTACAGGCATTCCCGGACGCCAACCATAGAACAGCATTGACAGCAACGGAAAGATTTTTAGAAAAGAACGGCTACAGCTTCGATTATACGGCTGTAGAAGCATACCAGTTCCGAAAGGAACTCTATACCAGAAGATTGCAGGAATATGGAACTTATGAAGAAAGACCTACAAGAGTCTTAAAAGAAGCCGATAACCAGGTATTTTCACTATGCCTGGAGTTTGTTAGGGCGCATATCAGATAG
- a CDS encoding MBL fold metallo-hydrolase has product MQVIKLNNSPYDANAYLVDGTILIDAGMDSGSIIAQLGKYIGPEELETIILTHCHYDHSAGAKGVAEATGAKIAIHRDDAPLLNSPRSSASDLFGMRPPEITPDILLEGGEVFGELEVLHTPGHTPGGICLYSAVSKILFSGDTVFQDGGFGRTDLHGGNTQQLIESIRKLTHLDVSIMYPGHGDTVMKDANEQIGLSLIMAEQYSD; this is encoded by the coding sequence ATGCAGGTTATTAAACTAAACAATTCTCCCTACGATGCGAACGCGTACCTGGTGGATGGAACAATACTTATTGATGCGGGCATGGATTCCGGATCGATAATCGCCCAGCTTGGAAAATATATTGGACCTGAAGAACTTGAGACTATTATTCTCACACACTGCCATTATGACCATTCCGCTGGAGCAAAAGGTGTCGCCGAAGCAACAGGCGCGAAAATTGCCATCCACAGGGACGATGCCCCGCTCCTTAACAGCCCACGTTCCAGCGCTTCAGACCTCTTTGGTATGAGACCCCCGGAAATTACCCCCGATATCCTTCTGGAGGGAGGCGAGGTCTTTGGAGAACTTGAGGTGCTCCATACTCCCGGGCACACCCCGGGTGGCATATGCCTCTACAGCGCCGTCTCAAAAATACTTTTTTCAGGAGACACCGTATTCCAGGACGGGGGCTTCGGACGCACCGACCTGCACGGTGGAAATACACAACAGTTGATCGAATCAATAAGAAAGCTTACCCACCTTGATGTCAGCATTATGTATCCCGGGCATGGTGATACTGTGATGAAAGATGCTAATGAACAGATAGGATTGTCTTTGATCATGGCCGAACAGTACTCAGATTAG
- the mer gene encoding 5,10-methylenetetrahydromethanopterin reductase, with translation MFGIEFVPADPVLKLAYYTKLAEENGFDNVWITDHYNNRDVYTTLAVLAMNTNRIKLGTGVTNPYTRNIAITAQSIGAINEISGGRAILGIGPGDKATFDAMGIEWVEPMTTIGESISALRAFFSGKKVSQDGKRVKIGGAKLAFKTGNIPIYMGAQGPKMLELAGRIADGVLINASHPKDFEFAIKQIAAGAKAANRDPKTVDVGAYACFSIHKDAEKAKGAAKVVVAFIVAGSPDTVLQRHSIDVSAKKTIGDAIAKGDFAGLNALVTDKMIDSFSICGTPADCKAKVEALKKIGVTQIVAGSPIGPDKETAIKLIGKEIIGGK, from the coding sequence ATGTTTGGTATCGAATTTGTACCGGCTGACCCCGTTCTGAAGCTTGCATATTACACAAAGCTTGCTGAAGAGAATGGGTTCGATAATGTATGGATAACTGACCACTATAACAACAGGGATGTTTATACCACACTTGCTGTTCTGGCTATGAACACCAACAGGATTAAACTTGGGACAGGGGTAACAAATCCTTATACAAGGAATATTGCGATCACAGCCCAGAGCATTGGCGCGATCAATGAGATCTCCGGAGGGCGAGCAATTCTCGGCATTGGCCCCGGGGATAAGGCAACCTTCGACGCCATGGGCATAGAATGGGTAGAGCCCATGACAACCATTGGCGAGAGCATATCTGCGCTGCGGGCTTTCTTTTCAGGGAAAAAAGTATCGCAGGATGGAAAAAGGGTAAAGATCGGTGGCGCGAAACTGGCCTTTAAGACAGGGAACATCCCTATCTATATGGGAGCGCAGGGACCAAAAATGCTTGAGCTTGCCGGCAGGATCGCTGACGGTGTTCTCATAAATGCGTCCCACCCTAAAGACTTTGAGTTCGCTATCAAGCAGATAGCCGCAGGAGCCAAAGCTGCAAACAGGGATCCCAAGACCGTGGATGTGGGCGCGTACGCATGCTTCTCCATACACAAGGACGCGGAAAAGGCAAAAGGTGCGGCCAAGGTAGTTGTGGCGTTCATCGTTGCAGGTTCACCCGACACAGTTCTCCAGAGGCACAGTATCGATGTCAGCGCCAAGAAAACCATAGGCGACGCCATAGCTAAAGGAGATTTCGCAGGCTTGAATGCACTCGTTACCGACAAAATGATCGATTCCTTCTCGATATGCGGAACACCCGCCGACTGCAAGGCAAAGGTAGAAGCATTGAAGAAAATAGGTGTCACCCAGATAGTTGCAGGTTCTCCGATCGGTCCTGATAAGGAAACGGCTATAAAGTTGATAGGCAAGGAAATCATCGGAGGAAAATAG
- a CDS encoding Coenzyme F420 hydrogenase/dehydrogenase, beta subunit C-terminal domain, producing MHSDIPAEGPPVSRGILKSDQTQVLTRLGDMHAPNVGLPKIADVREYNYCCSCGTCEAICPVNAPVVRREPLDATKDKNNYRKVELKTEVLFQGNSPFKNEANPCVQCYACERVCPLLDGFPVDEFNNIRTMKAGKSKTLHGQDGAVVSQILKSLLEQGEIDCAIGVVRNDKWSTKIVTFTSPEDVARASGTKYTYQPVVATMRDIHRAYIDSAESPLISHDGSMQEAHRTFIEPIKNALKKYKKVALVGVPCQVHGAHLFRENFNRIELIIGLICMESFSEEIMFSEVIPKIMGVDVRDVVKMNFHKGNFIVETTKETKEVPIKVVAPMARHGCHFCQDYTSYYADISVGSVGSDDGWSTIFTRTEKGEKYLNKVTDIEYSDKPIVLDIVKKLAAMKHKNNKWDWRAFLKEIWSRDDPIRPWGAEKIAKIPPPPPPPPPKPAAEQPAVKKEE from the coding sequence ATGCACAGTGATATTCCCGCAGAAGGTCCTCCTGTGTCCAGGGGGATCCTTAAATCTGACCAGACCCAGGTGCTGACAAGACTGGGAGATATGCATGCCCCAAATGTGGGGCTTCCGAAAATCGCAGACGTGAGGGAATACAACTATTGCTGTTCCTGCGGCACATGTGAGGCCATATGCCCTGTGAATGCACCTGTGGTCCGTAGGGAACCTTTGGATGCCACAAAGGATAAGAACAATTATAGAAAAGTGGAGTTGAAGACAGAAGTCCTTTTCCAGGGAAACAGTCCTTTCAAGAACGAAGCGAATCCCTGTGTTCAGTGCTATGCATGCGAAAGGGTGTGCCCGCTGCTCGATGGTTTTCCGGTAGACGAGTTCAACAACATTAGAACTATGAAAGCCGGGAAGAGCAAGACCCTTCATGGCCAGGACGGTGCTGTTGTATCGCAGATATTGAAATCGCTGCTGGAGCAGGGGGAGATTGATTGTGCTATCGGCGTGGTCAGAAATGACAAATGGTCCACAAAGATAGTTACATTCACAAGCCCCGAAGATGTTGCCCGGGCGAGCGGCACAAAATACACTTATCAACCGGTCGTGGCCACGATGCGGGATATCCATCGGGCATACATAGATTCCGCGGAATCACCCCTCATTTCACATGATGGCTCCATGCAGGAAGCACACAGGACTTTCATCGAACCCATCAAGAATGCCCTGAAGAAATATAAGAAAGTGGCTCTGGTGGGAGTACCATGCCAGGTGCATGGGGCGCATCTCTTCAGGGAGAATTTCAACAGGATAGAATTGATAATAGGTCTCATCTGCATGGAAAGCTTTTCAGAAGAGATCATGTTCTCCGAGGTTATACCGAAGATCATGGGCGTTGATGTCAGGGATGTCGTGAAGATGAATTTCCATAAAGGGAATTTCATTGTCGAGACTACCAAAGAGACAAAGGAAGTGCCAATTAAAGTCGTTGCCCCAATGGCGCGACATGGATGCCACTTCTGCCAGGATTATACATCGTATTATGCAGATATATCCGTGGGCTCAGTTGGCTCAGATGACGGATGGAGCACCATATTCACAAGGACGGAGAAAGGGGAGAAGTACCTCAACAAGGTTACTGATATAGAGTATTCAGATAAACCTATAGTTCTCGACATCGTCAAGAAGCTTGCTGCCATGAAGCACAAAAACAATAAATGGGATTGGCGAGCCTTCCTGAAAGAGATATGGAGCCGCGATGATCCTATCAGACCATGGGGTGCGGAAAAGATCGCAAAAATACCGCCTCCCCCGCCGCCACCTCCACCAAAACCGGCGGCAGAACAGCCAGCGGTAAAGAAAGAAGAATAA
- a CDS encoding nicotinamide-nucleotide adenylyltransferase → MRRGLYLGRFQPYHLGHHAVLKQIAQEVDEIIVGIGSAQKSHEKENPFTAGERVLMVSRALEEFDIKHYVIPIEDIQRNSLWVSHVKSMVPTFEIAYTNNPLVIELLSEAGIEVKQSPLFHRNNYSGTEIRRRMLEGDKWEHFVPRKVVEIIRGIDGEKRLRTIVQSDQD, encoded by the coding sequence ATGCGACGAGGACTCTACCTGGGAAGATTCCAGCCCTATCACCTGGGGCACCATGCGGTCTTAAAGCAGATAGCTCAGGAAGTGGACGAGATCATTGTCGGGATAGGAAGCGCTCAGAAAAGCCATGAGAAAGAGAACCCATTCACAGCGGGCGAGAGGGTGCTCATGGTCTCAAGGGCGCTTGAAGAATTCGATATAAAACATTATGTCATACCCATAGAGGATATTCAGCGAAACTCGCTGTGGGTATCCCATGTGAAGTCCATGGTACCTACGTTCGAAATAGCCTATACCAACAATCCGCTCGTAATAGAATTGCTGAGCGAAGCCGGTATCGAAGTCAAGCAGTCTCCTCTTTTTCACAGGAATAACTACTCAGGAACCGAGATAAGGCGAAGGATGCTTGAAGGGGATAAATGGGAGCATTTTGTCCCCAGGAAGGTGGTTGAGATCATCCGGGGAATTGACGGGGAAAAAAGGCTGAGAACAATAGTCCAATCAGACCAGGATTGA
- the hisA gene encoding 1-(5-phosphoribosyl)-5-[(5-phosphoribosylamino)methylideneamino]imidazole-4-carboxamide isomerase translates to MFKVIPAIDLKNKKCVSLVQGIPGTERVSLDDPLAVASKWVTEGAGVLHLIDLDGAIEGKRLNSPIIRSIVGNYSVETQVGGGIRSKEDAAGFLNIGVDRVILGTAAVNNPSIVEDLAHEFGGKRVMVALDSKNGKVTTHGWAKSVAYTAVELGKRFEELGAGSILFTDINTEGLLKGVNPAPTRELAKALNIPVIASGGITTLSDIAAIKGTGAKGVVVGAALYVGNFTLREALEMEES, encoded by the coding sequence ATGTTCAAAGTGATCCCTGCCATCGACCTGAAAAATAAAAAATGTGTCTCATTAGTCCAGGGTATCCCGGGCACCGAGCGCGTTTCTCTTGACGATCCTCTTGCTGTGGCCTCAAAATGGGTAACCGAGGGGGCAGGCGTGCTTCATCTCATCGACCTTGACGGCGCCATAGAGGGAAAACGTTTGAACAGCCCAATAATCCGATCCATAGTAGGTAATTACAGCGTTGAAACACAGGTAGGCGGGGGAATAAGGTCAAAAGAGGATGCTGCAGGATTCCTTAATATTGGCGTGGACAGGGTTATCCTGGGCACTGCTGCTGTAAACAATCCTTCTATTGTGGAAGACCTCGCACACGAATTCGGCGGAAAGCGGGTCATGGTAGCCCTTGATTCCAAAAACGGGAAGGTAACTACTCACGGCTGGGCAAAGAGTGTAGCTTATACGGCGGTTGAGCTCGGCAAAAGGTTCGAGGAACTCGGGGCCGGGAGCATTCTTTTTACGGATATCAATACTGAAGGGCTTCTGAAAGGAGTAAACCCCGCACCGACCAGAGAACTTGCAAAGGCGCTGAACATACCTGTAATAGCATCTGGTGGCATTACTACTCTTTCGGATATTGCAGCTATAAAAGGAACCGGGGCAAAAGGCGTTGTGGTTGGCGCTGCCCTGTATGTAGGGAATTTTACATTGCGCGAAGCTCTGGAAATGGAAGAGAGTTGA
- a CDS encoding 3-isopropylmalate dehydratase small subunit, translated as MQQRRVVNLKQDLKLSGNVWKFGNDIDTDAIIPGKYLTINKPDELAKHAFEGVRPEFSRSVKEGDIIVAGFNFGCGSSREHAPLALKGVKIKCIIAKSFARIFFRNAINIGLPLLECPDTDNIEEEDHIEVDFRSGLIKNETKEETYQATPLPEFVRGIVDAGGLIGFAKKIVQ; from the coding sequence ATGCAGCAAAGACGTGTTGTTAATCTGAAACAGGACCTGAAGCTCTCCGGGAACGTATGGAAATTCGGAAATGACATTGATACAGACGCAATTATACCTGGCAAGTACCTGACGATAAACAAACCCGATGAACTTGCTAAACATGCCTTTGAAGGGGTTCGGCCTGAATTCTCACGCAGCGTGAAAGAAGGAGATATCATTGTTGCAGGTTTTAATTTTGGTTGCGGCTCATCGCGCGAACATGCCCCCCTTGCCCTGAAAGGCGTTAAGATCAAATGCATCATAGCAAAATCTTTCGCTCGCATTTTTTTCAGGAACGCTATCAACATCGGTCTCCCGCTTCTTGAGTGCCCCGATACCGACAATATTGAAGAAGAAGATCATATAGAGGTTGATTTTAGATCAGGTCTCATCAAGAATGAAACAAAAGAAGAGACCTATCAGGCCACGCCGCTGCCTGAGTTCGTCAGGGGCATAGTTGATGCGGGCGGCCTAATAGGTTTCGCTAAAAAAATCGTTCAATAA
- a CDS encoding methyltransferase domain-containing protein has translation MLFPSGTPTQPEVIAVALSKLCLEPTDIFADIGCGSGSVSMSASRRVKHVYAIDNRDEAIRASVENIKECGATNITFLNGEASFLLSGLDIDCAFLGGSKNIEHVLEVLMKRVPRFVVSAARIETAALALGILKDNNKFRELLQLQISRGSELAGGTMLRTENPVFLIVGCGSC, from the coding sequence ATGTTATTTCCGAGCGGAACTCCCACGCAACCTGAAGTAATTGCCGTTGCCTTATCCAAACTATGTCTTGAACCCACAGATATATTTGCAGATATTGGATGCGGGAGCGGGTCGGTCTCTATGAGCGCTTCTCGAAGAGTGAAGCATGTGTACGCCATCGATAACAGGGATGAGGCTATTCGCGCGTCGGTTGAGAACATCAAAGAATGTGGAGCGACGAACATCACATTTCTAAATGGTGAGGCTTCATTTCTTCTTTCCGGCCTGGATATCGACTGCGCATTCCTGGGAGGCAGCAAAAATATTGAACACGTGCTTGAAGTTTTAATGAAAAGAGTCCCAAGGTTCGTGGTGAGCGCGGCGAGGATCGAGACTGCTGCTCTGGCGCTTGGAATTCTAAAAGACAACAATAAATTCAGGGAATTATTGCAGCTACAAATATCTAGAGGAAGTGAACTCGCAGGAGGCACCATGCTGAGAACCGAAAACCCTGTTTTTCTGATCGTGGGGTGCGGATCATGTTGA